The DNA sequence CAAACGTGATGTAAACAGCTACATTATTTTAAATAAAGAGAGCTTTACCAAACCAAAAATAAACGGGCTTGACATTAAACTGACCATTCCGGTTTCTTTTCAAATACGCATAGAAAAGATGCTTGACAGTATGAAAAAAGAACTCCGTGCAAAAGAGGTTATGATTGCTATTATGGACTCCAAAACAGGTGATGTCTATGCTATAGCCAGTTCCAACAGATATTTGCCAAAAAAGATTAGACGCAGGGACTATCCCTCTCTCAACAGTTCTATGATAGAGTACAGTTTTGAGCCGGGAAGTGTTCTGAAACCTATCACTTTTGCCCTGCTCCTGGAACACAAACTTGTGAATCCCTATGATTTGGTAAACGGACATAACGGACGCTTTAAAATAGGGAGAAAGGTTATTACTGACGAGCACAGATTTGACTGGCTTTCGGCTGAGAATGTTATAGTCTACTCTTCAAATATCGGTATAGCCCAACTGGCACAAAGACTCTCCGGGTATGACTTTTATCAAGGGCTGAAAAAATTTGGCTTTGCAAGCAAATCCACACCTGATTTGATTTATGAAAGAAAAGGTTCTGTTCCAAGTGCCAAACGGCTTGAAAATGAAATATACAAAGCTACCTGTGCCTATGGTTACGGCATCCGTGCAAATCTTATGCAACTGCTCCGTGCCTACAGTGCTTTTAACAATAACGGGCGTATGGTAAAACCTAAACTTGTCAAAAGTTTTATAGATGAACACGGCACTGTAAAAGAACTCGGTTATGAGGAGAGTGTGCAGGTTATAAAAAGTGCAACTGCCAAAAGAATGAATAAAATTTTACTCAAAACCGTGAATGAAGGCACCGGAAAAAAAGCCATCACAAAAGGATTGCAAATCGGTGGAAAAACAGGAACTGCGCACATTGTTGAAAAAGGACAGTATGTAAGGAAATACAACACCGCTTTTATGGGATTCGCCAATGACAAAAAGCACAAATACACTATAGGTGTTATTGTTATACAGCCTAAAAAAAGCCAGTTTGCAGCCCAAACTGCTGTTCCTGTCTTTAAAAAAGCGGTTGATATTATGATAGAAGAGGGTTATTTAGAGCCAAATATTGTCAAGTAGCCTTGTTTCACCTACAATCGCCTCCACAAGAATAACAGTATTGCCGATTTGTACTTTCTTTATTACTTCAAAGTCACGATTAAGTACTTCTACATATTTTACTTCCAAAGGAGACAAGATAGCGTGCATCTCCTCTTTAATTTTTACAGTATCCAAAATATTTTTACTGATTAGCTTTGAAGCTGCATATAAAGACTTTGGAATCTTTAAGGCTTCTTCCCTTTGTGCCTTTGAAAGATATACATTTCTGCTGCTGAGTGCCAGTCCATCATTATCGCGAACGATATCTACAGGAACAATTTCAACATCCATGAAAAACTGTTTTACCATGAGACTTATCAGGTTAAGCTGTTGTGCATCTTTTTTTCCAAAGTAGGCTCTTGTCGGAGAGACAATATTGAGCAGTTTCATAACAACTCTCAAAACACCGCTGAAATGCCCCGGTCTTGTTGCCCCTTCTAAAACATATCCACGTACATTAGGCGCACAGATTTTCACTTCATCCTTACTGTATATATCTGAAGCAGTTGGGAAAAAAAGAATATCTACGCCTGCCAATTCACATATTTTCTTATCAGCATCATCTTTTTTCGGATATTTGTCTAAATCTTCACCTGCCAAAAACTGTGCAGGATTGACAAAGACAGAAACTACCACTGTTTCATTCTCTTGTCTTGCGCGTTTTATCAAAGCAATATGCCCTTCATGCAAAGCACCCATGGTAGGCACAAAACCTACGGTTTTATTTTCATCTTTTAAGTATTGTTTTAATGCCAAAGGATTTGATATAATCTTCATTTTAAGCCCTGATATAATATAATCGCAATTATAACAAATTTAATGCCCCCTAAGTGATGGAATATGGATAACTACGAATACACAGAACTTTTAAAAAATATTGATGCAAAAATGAAAAACATTACCGAGGTTGTCGAACCGGAAAAAATCCACAAGAGACTCAAAGAGATTGAGACTATGGAAAATGACCAGGATTTTTGGAACGATGCTGCTTATGCCGCAAAAATACAAAAAGAAAAAACTCAGCTTCAAAGAAAACTTGACAAATACAATACTGCCAAAAATGCTGTTGATGACGCAAAAGAACTTTATGAAATGGCTAAAGAAGAGAATGATACAGAATCACTCGAAGCACTTTACGAAGATGCGCCAAATTTGGAAAAACAGATTCGTGATATGGAAATTGAAGTCCTGCTAAGAGGTGAAACCGATGCCAATAATGCCATTCTTTCTATTCATCCCGGTGCCGGAGGAACAGAGTCCCAGGACTGGGCAGAGATGCTGCTGAGAATGTATAAACGCTGGGCAGAGCGGCGCGGTTTCAAAGTAGAAGTTTTGGATTACCAGGCAGGAGATGAAGCAGGCATCAAAGATGTCTCCATACTTATAAAGGGGGAGAATGCCTATGGGTATCTCAAGGTTGAAAACGGTATTCACAGACTTGTAAGAATTTCACCGTTTGATTCCAATGCCAAACGTCATACCTCTTTTGCCTCTGTTATGGTCTCTCCCGAAATTGATGATGATATAGACATTACCATAGAAGACAAAGACATACGCATTGACACCTACCGCTCAAGCGGTGCGGGCGGACAGCATGTTAACAAAACCGAATCTGCCATACGCCTAACCCATATCGCCACAGGTGTTGTCGTACAGTGCCAAAATGACAGAAGCCAGCACAAAAACAAAGCAACAGCGATGAAAATGCTCAAATCCCGCCTCTATGAATTAGAACTTGAAGAACAAAAAGCAAAAGAAGCAGGTATCGCCAAAAGTGAAATAGGCTGGGGACATCAGATACGCTCCTATGTTATGCAGCCTTACCAGCAAATCAAAGACACAAGAAGCAATGAAGCCTACTCTAATGTCTCTGGTATCCTTGACGGAGATATTGATACAATGATTGAAGGTGTTTTAATAGCTATGAACCGTACTTAGTCTTGCTCTTTTTTTATAAAACTGTAGCCTAGAAACAATACTCCAAGCAGCATTGCAAAAATCGTAAGATACTTTTTTTGCTGTTGCTGTGCACTTACTAAAGACTCCCTGAAAGTGGCTATGTCCGGTTTAGCTTTTTTTACACCTGGTACATGCCCGGATACACTGGCTTCAATTCTTGCAACATTGGCTGCAGCTACCTCATTTGCACTCATTGCGATTTTGGGTGTCGTCCAAAAATGTACTGCAAAACCGATAAAAAACATGAATATGCCAACTGACCTTAAAATAACAATCTTATGTTTTAAAAAAAATTCCATCTTCTCTCTTTTTCTTTTGCTGTTTCTAAAGCAAATTATGTCAAAATCCCGGTATGAATCTACTTAAAGAATTTTTACTTGATGATACGTGCTCCTATCTGAGCGGCAAAAAACAAACTACACACTATAAAGTGATCAACAACTGTGACTCCAAATCTTGTGAAGCCCTGATTGAACGAGGATACCGTCGTTTTGGAAAAATGTACTTTAGACCCATATGCACTACATGTACAGAATGCCAGAGTATTAAAATTGATGTAGAAAACTATGCATTCAGCAAATCTGCAAAAAGAGTTATCAAAAAATCCAAAGATATTACTTCTTACATACAGGTACCGAGTGTAACCCAGGAGCACCTTGAACTGTTTGAAAAGTACCATCTTTATATGCATGATAAAAAAGGGTGGGACTACTCTGCGACAACTGCACAGCACTACTATAACTCTTTTGTCACAGGCCATGCTGACTTTGGCTATGAAGTACTGTATTATGATCAGCAAAAGCTCATTGCAGTAGATTTGATAGATATTCTTGAAAACGGAATATCATCAATCTATTTTTATTATGATCCTGATTATGCCCAGTACTCCTTAGGTAAACTCTCCCTGTATAATCAGATAAAATATGCTAAAAATACAAACAAAAAATGGATATATTTGGGGTACTATGTAGAAGGATGCCCTTCTCTTTCTTATAAAGCCCAGTATACTCCTTACCTCACGCTTCAAGGCAGACCGCACGAACACGAAAAATTTATATGGTCTTAGAGAGCTCTTTTTTTTGTTCTTCTCTAATTTGTAACTTTTTCTTTTGTACTTCTTTGTTAAGTTGCTCTTCCAGTTTTTGCTGTTCGAGTTTGTCTTTTTTTCTGATTCTTTGAATTTTTTCCAATTCTCGTTCTTTTTTTCGTTGCAGCAGGCTTTTTTTACGCTCTTTTTTTGCCTGTAGTTTTTTATCTTCATCCAAATATTTTTGTATTATTCCTGTTGTATTGACATCATCAGAATGTGCAAAATAGTAATCGAGTATCTTGCTTTTACTTCTTTTTTCATCAATCAGTCCGCTGTTTGCCAGTTTTGTGAAAAGTTTTGAATTTTCATTTTCGATTGCCAAATCCAAATTTCTTTTGACAGAGCGTACAAAAAAATCATTTGTTCGTGAAAGTTCTCTTAATCTGTTTAGATAGCGCATCTTGTCTTTAACCGCTCCCTCATCCAATGAAAAACCCTCTTTTTTCAACTTTTTGACAGCAGTAGCATACTCTTGTATTTTCTTTTCGTACGGTGCGTACTCATCTATATTTGCAAGCTTCTGAATTTTATCTACATTATTGTAAACAATATCACCAAGCGCAGAAAAAGCTTTTGGATTTTGTGCCGCAAGCAGTGTAACGAGTATAAGTAAAAGTAGTATTTTATGCATTCAAATCAGCCTGAAAAATTTTTACCATTATAACAGAATTTTATTTTTAAAAGAAGAAAGACTCCTCTCTCGTTAAAGAGAGAAGAAAGGAGAGTTTGTGACGAAAATACTATCCGTTACGTTTTTTCTGAATCTCTTCAGCTATATTTCTTGGAACTTCTTCATAATGATCAAATTCCATTGCATATGTTGCACGTCCCTGAGTTGCAGAACGAAGGTCGGTTGAGTAACCGAACATTTCGGCAAGTGGAACAAAAGCATCAATAATTTTGTTACCGGCACGGTCACTCATATTGTTTACCTGTCCGCGTCTACGGTTCAAGTCACCGATAACATCACCCATATACTCTTCAGGAACTTCAACTTCAACTTTCATCATCGGCTCAAGTATAGCAGCATCTGCTTTACGACAGGCTTCTTTAAATCCCATTGAAGCAGCGAGTTTAAACGCCATTTCATTTGAATCCACATCATGGTAAGAACCGTCATACAGTGTAACATCAATATCTTCCATAGGATAACCCGCAAGAACACCTGCCTGCATCGCTTCTTCACAACCTTTTTCAACAGCAGGAATATATTCTCTTGGAACAGTTCCCCCTTTGATTTCGTTGTGAAATACAAAACCAGAATCAGGCTCACCCGGCTTCACTTTCAAGAATACATGACCAAACTGACCACGACCGCCAGACTGTTTTGCATACTTGTATTCCTGGTTGACTTCTTTCTTGATTGTTTCACGGTAAGAAACCTGCGGAGCACCGACTTCTGCTTCAACTTTGAATTCACGTTTCATTCTGTCAACAAGAATTTCAAGGTGTAACTCACCCATTCCTGAAATAATAGTCTGACCTGTTTCATCATCAGTGTGTACTCTGAAAGACGGATCTTCCGCAGCAAGTTTACCTAGAGCTATACCCATTTTTTCCTGGTCAGCTTTTGTTTTTGGCTCAACCGCAACAGAGATAACCGGCTCAGGGAAATCCATTCTTTCCAGTACAACTTTCTCAGCAGGATCACATAAAGTATCACCGGTAGTTGTTGATTTTAGTCCGACAACGGCACCGATTTCACCGGCATATATCTCTTTGATCTCTTCACGCTTGATAGCATGCATTTTCAAGATACGGCCGATACGCTCTTTTTTGTCTTTTGTCGTGTTGTGTACGTACGAGCCTGATTCTAAAGAACCGCGGTATACACGGATAAATGTAAGAACACCCACAAACGGGTCAGTCATAATTTTGAAAGCAAGTGAAGCAAAAGGGCCGTCATCAGTTGATTCAACAACAACTTCTTTCTCTTCATCATCCATCATAGTACCCATGATTGGCGGTGCTTCAACCGGTGAAGGAAGATAGTCAACAACAGCGTCAAGCAGAGTCTGAACACCTTTGTTTTTAAATGCAGTACCCGGAGTCATCGGAACAACAGCCATGCCGATTGTTGCAGATTTGATAGCCGCTTTGATCTCTTCTTCAGAAATTTCTTCGCCTTCAAGGAATTTTTCAGCAAAATCATCATTGCCTTCAACTTCAGCTAAAGTCTCAAGCATTTTTTCTCTGTATTCGTCTGCAATTTCCTGTAACTCAGGACGAATATCCTGTACATGGTAGTTTGAACCCATCGCAGCATCTTCATCCCAGACAATCTCTTTCATTTTAACTAAATCAACAACACCTTCAAACTTGTCTTCAGCACCGATAGGCAGCTGAAAAGGCATAGGATTCCCTTTAAGACGATCACGAATCTGACGCTCAACTTCATAAAAGTCTGCACCTGTTCTGTCCATCTTGTTAACAAAAACAATAGATGGAACTTTATAACGATTACGTTGTCTCCAAACTGTTTCTGATTGTGGTTGTACCCCACCAACAGCACAGAATACTGAAACAGCACCGTCAAGTACACGCATAGAACGCTCAACTTCAATAGTAAAGTCAACGTGGCCCGGAGTATCGATAATATTTATCTGTTTTCCGTTCCACTCACAGGTAGTCGCAGCAGAAGTAATCGTAATACCACGCTCCTGCTCTTGTTCCATCCAGTCCATAGTAGCAGCCCCGTCATGGACCTCACCGATTTTATGCTCAACACCAGTATAGAAAAGAATTCTTTCTGTTGTTGTCGTTTTAC is a window from the Sulfurimonas hydrogeniphila genome containing:
- the prfB gene encoding peptide chain release factor 2, yielding MDNYEYTELLKNIDAKMKNITEVVEPEKIHKRLKEIETMENDQDFWNDAAYAAKIQKEKTQLQRKLDKYNTAKNAVDDAKELYEMAKEENDTESLEALYEDAPNLEKQIRDMEIEVLLRGETDANNAILSIHPGAGGTESQDWAEMLLRMYKRWAERRGFKVEVLDYQAGDEAGIKDVSILIKGENAYGYLKVENGIHRLVRISPFDSNAKRHTSFASVMVSPEIDDDIDITIEDKDIRIDTYRSSGAGGQHVNKTESAIRLTHIATGVVVQCQNDRSQHKNKATAMKMLKSRLYELELEEQKAKEAGIAKSEIGWGHQIRSYVMQPYQQIKDTRSNEAYSNVSGILDGDIDTMIEGVLIAMNRT
- the panC gene encoding pantoate--beta-alanine ligase yields the protein MKIISNPLALKQYLKDENKTVGFVPTMGALHEGHIALIKRARQENETVVVSVFVNPAQFLAGEDLDKYPKKDDADKKICELAGVDILFFPTASDIYSKDEVKICAPNVRGYVLEGATRPGHFSGVLRVVMKLLNIVSPTRAYFGKKDAQQLNLISLMVKQFFMDVEIVPVDIVRDNDGLALSSRNVYLSKAQREEALKIPKSLYAASKLISKNILDTVKIKEEMHAILSPLEVKYVEVLNRDFEVIKKVQIGNTVILVEAIVGETRLLDNIWL
- a CDS encoding peptidoglycan D,D-transpeptidase FtsI family protein, with product MVNRNKSKKIFLLYVLISLAFAVFLSVMLLTATKSRRMPSLYATESSKAQRGSIISADGFHIATTKKLYKAVVNTRYIDPDKKELFVKLFSIYSGMTPKAIEKRLSKRKGVVVLSYNVPQIKAHYLKTLARELRRFKVFLELKNPATGLRSVHGLSILESGESREYPYGTLLTPVIGYPHKIEEDGYTSIKGVKGLEKRFDNELSPRQDGYSRGKRDVNSYIILNKESFTKPKINGLDIKLTIPVSFQIRIEKMLDSMKKELRAKEVMIAIMDSKTGDVYAIASSNRYLPKKIRRRDYPSLNSSMIEYSFEPGSVLKPITFALLLEHKLVNPYDLVNGHNGRFKIGRKVITDEHRFDWLSAENVIVYSSNIGIAQLAQRLSGYDFYQGLKKFGFASKSTPDLIYERKGSVPSAKRLENEIYKATCAYGYGIRANLMQLLRAYSAFNNNGRMVKPKLVKSFIDEHGTVKELGYEESVQVIKSATAKRMNKILLKTVNEGTGKKAITKGLQIGGKTGTAHIVEKGQYVRKYNTAFMGFANDKKHKYTIGVIVIQPKKSQFAAQTAVPVFKKAVDIMIEEGYLEPNIVK
- a CDS encoding arginyltransferase, with the translated sequence MNLLKEFLLDDTCSYLSGKKQTTHYKVINNCDSKSCEALIERGYRRFGKMYFRPICTTCTECQSIKIDVENYAFSKSAKRVIKKSKDITSYIQVPSVTQEHLELFEKYHLYMHDKKGWDYSATTAQHYYNSFVTGHADFGYEVLYYDQQKLIAVDLIDILENGISSIYFYYDPDYAQYSLGKLSLYNQIKYAKNTNKKWIYLGYYVEGCPSLSYKAQYTPYLTLQGRPHEHEKFIWS
- the fusA gene encoding elongation factor G, yielding MPRSHKLEDVRNIGIAAHIDAGKTTTTERILFYTGVEHKIGEVHDGAATMDWMEQEQERGITITSAATTCEWNGKQINIIDTPGHVDFTIEVERSMRVLDGAVSVFCAVGGVQPQSETVWRQRNRYKVPSIVFVNKMDRTGADFYEVERQIRDRLKGNPMPFQLPIGAEDKFEGVVDLVKMKEIVWDEDAAMGSNYHVQDIRPELQEIADEYREKMLETLAEVEGNDDFAEKFLEGEEISEEEIKAAIKSATIGMAVVPMTPGTAFKNKGVQTLLDAVVDYLPSPVEAPPIMGTMMDDEEKEVVVESTDDGPFASLAFKIMTDPFVGVLTFIRVYRGSLESGSYVHNTTKDKKERIGRILKMHAIKREEIKEIYAGEIGAVVGLKSTTTGDTLCDPAEKVVLERMDFPEPVISVAVEPKTKADQEKMGIALGKLAAEDPSFRVHTDDETGQTIISGMGELHLEILVDRMKREFKVEAEVGAPQVSYRETIKKEVNQEYKYAKQSGGRGQFGHVFLKVKPGEPDSGFVFHNEIKGGTVPREYIPAVEKGCEEAMQAGVLAGYPMEDIDVTLYDGSYHDVDSNEMAFKLAASMGFKEACRKADAAILEPMMKVEVEVPEEYMGDVIGDLNRRRGQVNNMSDRAGNKIIDAFVPLAEMFGYSTDLRSATQGRATYAMEFDHYEEVPRNIAEEIQKKRNG